The following is a genomic window from Gloeocapsa sp. PCC 73106.
ATTATCAAGGAAAGTTAGAAAGTTTTGGTCAGGATCTACAGGCTCATTTTGCTAAAAACCGCCCCGAGCAGCGAGTTTGGTCGGTAGTACTAAGTTCTGCTATTTATGAATATTTCGTGCGCTATCTCTTGGCAGCAGTTGGGATCAATCCGATAGAAGAATTGCGCCTGATTATTACTCCTCCTCCCCAGATGGTGAGTAATATGCGTATAGGAGCGATGCAAGCGTACATGGTAGCTGAGCCGTGGAATACAAGAGCGATTACTGGCAATGAGGATATCGGCTTTACTTTTGTCCAGGGACGGGAAATCTGGCAAGGACATCCAGACCGTTTATTAGCCGTACAGGAATCTTTTATCGAAAAGTATCCGAAAACTTATCGCTCTCTAGTCAAAGCCATGATTGAAGCCTGTCAATATTGTAGTAAACCAGAAAACCGCGAGGAAGTAGCGGAGATAATCTCTCAAAGGACGTTTACAGGTGCCTCCATTGAATACACTCGACCCGGTATCGTAGGTGAATATAATTATGGGGGGTTCGATGATCAAAAACGCATCGTTAAAAGTTTAGATACTACGATTTTCTTTGATTTTCCTCCTGAGATTTCCCAAATACCCAATGATCATTCAACCTTTCTCTGGCAATCACAAAGCGTCTGGTTAATAACTCAGGCAACTCGCTGGGGACAAATTAGGGAATTTCCCAAAAATGTAGACGAAATAACTAAAAAAGCCTGGAGAACAGATTTATATCGGGAAATCGCCGCTGAAATGGGAATTAATTGCCCTTCAGAAGATCACA
Proteins encoded in this region:
- a CDS encoding CmpA/NrtA family ABC transporter substrate-binding protein, which encodes MIKKNWSRRAFLQGLGASASVLALSAQSEPVIKSESLEKPNLNVGFVPVNDCAPFAIAQSKGFFQKYGLNVRLSREASWANSRDGLIFGRLDAAPVVSGAVTNARIGAEGARPFPLCAAMTIHRHGNALTMNRVMWERGIRPWQDYQGKLESFGQDLQAHFAKNRPEQRVWSVVLSSAIYEYFVRYLLAAVGINPIEELRLIITPPPQMVSNMRIGAMQAYMVAEPWNTRAITGNEDIGFTFVQGREIWQGHPDRLLAVQESFIEKYPKTYRSLVKAMIEACQYCSKPENREEVAEIISQRTFTGASIEYTRPGIVGEYNYGGFDDQKRIVKSLDTTIFFDFPPEISQIPNDHSTFLWQSQSVWLITQATRWGQIREFPKNVDEITKKAWRTDLYREIAAEMGINCPSEDHKVERAEAFIDGRAFDPSDPVGYLNSFAIRANAPQSFFLS